In the genome of Candidatus Bipolaricaulota bacterium, the window GGTACAGCTCTACTTCGGCCTCCCGGGGAGCACTGCGGGGGCCGAGGATCGGTTCCCGCTCGAGATCGTAAACACCGTCCTCGGGGGAGGGATGAGCTCACGCCTGTTCCGGCTGATCCGCGAGGAGCGCGGGCTCGCCTACGCGGTGACGAGCTCGGTCGTCCGCTACTCCGACGCCGGGGCGTGGATCATCTACGCCGGGACTGCCCCGAAGAACGTGGGCACGGTGACCGACATCACCCTGACCGAACTGGAGCGGTTGCGGCGGGAAGGGATCTCGACGGAGGAGCTCGCCCGTGCCAAGGCGAAGCTGCGCGGTCATCTCGTCCTCGGGCTGGAGACGAACGCCGGGAAGGCATCCCGCCTCGGAGACGCGGCGATAAACGGGAGGGAGATCCTCTCCCCGCAGGAGATCGTTCGCCGGGTGGATGGAATAGGGCAGGAAGATATCGCCCGGGTGCTCGAGCAGTTCGTCCGCCCCGAGGTCATCAACCTCGCCGCCATCGGGCCGGTGGACGCGGGATCGCAGACGAGTTAGAATCACTTTACAATGCCGATCAGGAGTGCGCTCTATCCGGGAAGCTTCGACCCGATCACCTACGGGCACATCGACATCGTCCGCCGGGCAAAGAAGCTCTTCCCCCGGTTGATCATCGCGGTGGTCGTCAACCCGAACAAGGCCCCGCTCTTCTCCATCGACGAACGGGTGGCGATTACCGAAGCGGCCCTTGCGGAAGTCGGGATCGAAGGAGTGGAGGTGATCTCCTACGATGGACTCCTCATCGACTGCGCCAAATCGGCCGGGGTGAGCGCGATCGTGCGCGGGTTGCGTGCGAATTCCG includes:
- the coaD gene encoding pantetheine-phosphate adenylyltransferase; the encoded protein is MRSALYPGSFDPITYGHIDIVRRAKKLFPRLIIAVVVNPNKAPLFSIDERVAITEAALAEVGIEGVEVISYDGLLIDCAKSAGVSAIVRGLRANSDFDYEFQLALTNRDLDSDIETVFFMTAGRYSFLSSSIVKEVKRYGGNVSSFVPKCV